One genomic window of Pseudanabaenaceae cyanobacterium SKYG29 includes the following:
- a CDS encoding branched-chain amino acid ABC transporter permease, translating to MELLSGAFNGIATGSVLLLAALGLTIVFGLMGVINMAHGELMMLGAYTTFVVQNVFKGLGQPWQESYVFFALLAAFFVTALFGLVLERSVIRFLYGRPLETLLATWGVSLILQQFVRSVNWVLVIGIVLFLVLFGGAIFLAQKLRRLVPSWARAVLFCLSLAISLVTGAFLSQRFGLAVNKPWFGAQNVDVTAPAWLRSGLRVSENLQLPYTRIFIIVLTVLCLAGMWLFLQKSPWGLRIRAVTQNRSMSACLGINTDRVDALTFAIGSGLAGIAGCAVSFLGSVGPNTGQNYIVDTFMVVVVGGVGNLWGSVVAALAIGTINYLLGSGTIANLVKSIPGVFEFFSFFATTSMAKVMLFALIVAFLQYRPAGLFPQKGRTVET from the coding sequence ATGGAATTATTGAGTGGAGCATTTAACGGCATCGCTACAGGGTCAGTTTTACTCCTAGCAGCTCTCGGTCTAACGATCGTGTTTGGGCTGATGGGAGTTATAAACATGGCTCATGGCGAGCTAATGATGCTAGGTGCTTACACCACTTTTGTTGTGCAAAATGTCTTTAAGGGTTTGGGGCAGCCCTGGCAGGAGAGTTATGTATTCTTCGCTTTATTGGCTGCCTTTTTTGTGACAGCTCTGTTTGGGCTGGTTTTGGAACGATCGGTTATTCGTTTTCTTTATGGCAGACCATTAGAGACGCTTTTGGCTACCTGGGGTGTAAGTTTGATACTGCAGCAGTTTGTCCGCAGTGTGAACTGGGTGCTGGTCATCGGTATAGTCTTGTTTTTGGTTTTGTTCGGGGGGGCTATCTTTCTTGCCCAGAAGTTAAGGCGTTTGGTGCCGTCTTGGGCTAGGGCAGTGTTGTTCTGTCTGTCCCTGGCTATATCTTTGGTCACAGGGGCGTTTCTCAGTCAGAGATTCGGTCTAGCTGTCAACAAGCCCTGGTTTGGTGCCCAGAACGTGGATGTTACTGCTCCTGCTTGGCTGCGATCGGGTTTGCGGGTGAGTGAAAACTTACAACTGCCCTACACCAGAATTTTCATCATTGTCTTAACGGTTCTTTGTCTAGCAGGGATGTGGTTGTTCTTGCAGAAATCACCCTGGGGTTTACGCATTCGCGCAGTGACGCAAAATCGCAGTATGAGTGCCTGTCTGGGAATCAATACCGATCGAGTAGATGCATTAACCTTTGCGATTGGTTCGGGTTTAGCAGGGATTGCAGGATGTGCTGTTAGCTTTCTCGGTTCTGTGGGACCAAACACAGGGCAAAACTACATCGTGGATACTTTCATGGTGGTAGTGGTGGGGGGTGTGGGCAATCTCTGGGGCAGTGTAGTAGCGGCTTTGGCAATTGGTACGATTAACTATCTCTTGGGTTCAGGGACGATTGCTAACCTAGTGAAATCAATTCCTGGCGTGTTTGAGTTCTTTAGTTTTTTTGCTACTACCAGCATGGCAAAGGTTATGTTATTCGCTCTCATTGTGGCATTTTTACAATATCGACCAGCAGGTTTATTCCCGCAAAAAGGACGGACAGTGGAGACTTAG
- the urtA gene encoding urea ABC transporter substrate-binding protein — translation MTSFNRRRFLLSGSLLVGTSLLIKACGTQQGGTPTQTSTPSTPGGATSGDVIKVGILHSLSGTMAISEKSVVDAELMAIEEINAAGGVLGKKIEPIVEDGASDWPTFAEKARKLIDQDKVATVFGCWTSASRKAVLPVFEEKNHMLWYPVQYEGQECSKNIFYTGAAPNQQIEPSVDWLLENKGKEFFLVGSDYVFPRTANTIIKAQLAAKGGKVVGEDYIPLGSTEVTPIITKIKAALPNGGVIYNSLNGDSNVAFFKQLQGAGLGPDKYPSMSVSIAEEEVKAIGVEFLKGHFAAWNYFQTVDTPASKKFVESFKAKYGADRVVNDPMEAAYIMVYLWKQAVEKAGTFEDLEKVRQAAYGQEFDAPEGRIKMHTNHHISKFVRIGRVRDDGLFDIVFSTDKAVDPVPWNQYVAETKGFACDWSDPAKGGKYKI, via the coding sequence ATGACTTCTTTTAATCGTCGTCGGTTTCTGCTGTCTGGCTCTTTGCTGGTGGGGACAAGTTTACTGATCAAAGCCTGCGGCACTCAACAGGGAGGAACTCCTACCCAAACCTCTACTCCTAGTACTCCTGGGGGCGCCACAAGTGGTGACGTAATCAAGGTAGGGATTTTACACTCCCTGAGTGGAACAATGGCAATCAGTGAAAAGAGTGTGGTAGATGCAGAGTTAATGGCGATCGAGGAAATCAATGCCGCTGGGGGGGTCTTGGGCAAAAAGATTGAACCGATCGTGGAAGATGGTGCTTCGGATTGGCCCACGTTTGCTGAAAAGGCACGGAAGTTAATTGATCAGGACAAGGTGGCAACTGTGTTTGGTTGCTGGACTTCTGCTAGTCGTAAAGCTGTCTTGCCTGTGTTTGAAGAGAAAAACCACATGCTGTGGTATCCCGTGCAGTATGAAGGGCAGGAATGTTCTAAGAATATCTTTTACACAGGTGCAGCGCCAAATCAGCAGATTGAGCCCTCCGTGGACTGGCTGCTAGAGAATAAGGGTAAGGAGTTTTTCCTGGTTGGTTCTGACTACGTTTTCCCTCGCACAGCTAACACGATTATCAAAGCGCAGCTGGCAGCCAAGGGTGGCAAAGTGGTAGGAGAGGACTATATTCCCCTGGGGAGTACGGAAGTAACACCAATCATTACAAAGATCAAGGCAGCTCTACCCAATGGCGGCGTGATTTACAACAGTCTCAATGGCGACAGTAATGTTGCTTTTTTCAAACAGTTACAGGGGGCAGGTTTGGGTCCGGATAAATACCCGTCTATGTCCGTCAGTATTGCGGAAGAAGAAGTAAAGGCGATCGGGGTGGAATTTCTCAAAGGTCACTTTGCTGCTTGGAATTATTTCCAAACAGTGGACACGCCTGCTAGCAAGAAGTTTGTGGAGAGTTTCAAGGCTAAGTACGGTGCTGACCGCGTGGTTAATGACCCTATGGAAGCTGCTTATATCATGGTCTATCTGTGGAAGCAAGCTGTGGAGAAGGCAGGTACATTTGAGGATTTAGAAAAAGTGCGCCAAGCTGCCTACGGTCAAGAGTTTGATGCTCCTGAGGGTAGAATCAAGATGCACACTAACCATCACATTTCTAAGTTTGTGCGGATTGGTCGTGTGCGGGATGACGGTCTGTTTGATATTGTCTTCTCTACAGATAAGGCAGTCGATCCTGTGCCCTGGAATCAGTATGTAGCAGAAACCAAGGGCTTTGCCTGTGATTGGTCTGATCCAGCTAAGGGAGGTAAGTACAAGATTTAA
- the ureG gene encoding urease accessory protein UreG, translating to MGILHVGIAGPVGSGKTALTEALCKSLRDRYNIAVVTNDIYTKEDAQFLVRAQALSPDRIIGVETGGCPHTAIRDDVSINLAAINTLEKQFPDLDVIFVESGGDNLSATFSPELVDITIFVIDVAAGDKIPRKGGPGITKSDLLVINKIDLAPYVGADLAVMERDARKMRKDKPFVFTNLKTGTGLDSVINFLSQFLPQPVVKA from the coding sequence ATGGGCATTCTCCATGTGGGCATCGCCGGACCAGTGGGGTCAGGGAAAACAGCACTAACAGAAGCACTCTGCAAATCTTTACGCGATCGTTACAACATTGCTGTCGTCACCAATGACATCTACACAAAAGAAGATGCCCAGTTTTTGGTGCGTGCCCAAGCCCTCAGCCCCGATCGGATTATTGGCGTGGAAACAGGTGGCTGTCCCCATACTGCTATCCGTGATGATGTGTCCATTAATTTGGCAGCAATTAACACCCTGGAAAAGCAATTCCCCGACCTAGATGTGATTTTTGTGGAAAGTGGAGGTGACAATCTTTCTGCTACCTTTAGCCCCGAACTGGTTGATATAACTATCTTCGTGATTGATGTTGCTGCTGGTGACAAAATTCCCCGTAAAGGCGGTCCTGGGATTACCAAGTCCGACTTGTTAGTCATCAACAAGATTGACCTAGCACCCTACGTAGGAGCAGATTTGGCAGTCATGGAGAGAGATGCACGCAAGATGCGTAAAGATAAGCCCTTCGTCTTTACCAACCTTAAAACTGGTACAGGCCTAGATTCAGTCATCAACTTTCTCTCCCAGTTCTTGCCCCAACCTGTGGTCAAAGCGTAA
- the ureE gene encoding urease accessory protein UreE, which yields MYEWVKMATFAAVLLEHDSLVEVDGTLNLTAEERRKRILGWQTEAGEQFYFELPRGIYLHDEDLVHIPDRDLVLRVAPRPEPVMTVRASSPLQLLRASYHLGNRHVPLQISETWLRFPPDPVIAEMLQEMGLTVEEEIVPFYPEVGAYHHHH from the coding sequence ATGTATGAGTGGGTAAAGATGGCTACATTTGCTGCTGTTCTCCTAGAACATGACAGCCTTGTTGAGGTTGACGGTACTCTTAACTTAACAGCAGAGGAAAGACGCAAGCGCATTTTGGGTTGGCAGACAGAAGCAGGGGAGCAATTCTACTTTGAGTTGCCGAGGGGGATTTATCTGCATGATGAAGATTTGGTGCATATTCCCGATCGGGATTTGGTACTCAGAGTTGCCCCCCGACCAGAGCCGGTCATGACAGTTAGGGCTAGTAGTCCTCTACAACTTTTGCGAGCTAGCTATCATTTAGGCAATCGGCATGTGCCTCTGCAAATTAGTGAGACCTGGCTACGTTTTCCTCCCGATCCCGTCATAGCGGAAATGTTACAAGAGATGGGTTTAACTGTGGAGGAAGAGATAGTACCCTTTTACCCAGAAGTAGGCGCATATCACCATCACCATTGA
- a CDS encoding urease accessory protein UreF, whose translation MNNSFLAALQLASPALPIGAYSYSEGIEWLVEEGVIKNGADLDRWLRHELCYGSVSLDGRILKLIYPLVVDFDIDHLIYWNNWLSAQRDTEELRYQSWQMGSALIKLLQDMGQFPPSLAINLTPCNYVVAFAITAYHWGISLEESLSIFLFTWSANIISAAIKAIPIGQTEGQKILFDLHQLIQAQTGAILLTEVELESCTIGLGLASMRHETQYSRIFRS comes from the coding sequence TTGAACAACAGTTTTCTCGCCGCTTTACAATTGGCTAGCCCTGCTTTACCGATCGGTGCCTATAGCTATTCAGAAGGGATTGAGTGGTTGGTAGAGGAGGGGGTAATTAAAAATGGGGCTGACCTCGATCGGTGGCTGCGCCATGAATTGTGCTATGGTTCTGTTAGCTTGGATGGGCGGATACTAAAACTAATTTATCCCCTGGTAGTTGATTTTGATATTGACCACCTAATTTACTGGAATAACTGGTTATCCGCCCAAAGGGATACAGAAGAATTGCGCTACCAAAGTTGGCAAATGGGAAGTGCCCTCATTAAATTATTACAGGATATGGGTCAGTTTCCCCCTAGTTTAGCTATTAACCTAACTCCCTGTAATTATGTGGTAGCTTTTGCTATTACTGCCTATCACTGGGGTATTTCTCTGGAAGAAAGCTTGTCCATTTTCCTGTTTACTTGGTCTGCCAATATTATCAGTGCCGCAATCAAGGCAATCCCGATCGGGCAAACGGAGGGGCAGAAAATCCTATTTGATTTGCATCAACTGATTCAGGCACAGACTGGGGCGATTTTACTGACGGAGGTGGAATTAGAGAGCTGTACGATCGGGCTTGGTCTAGCTAGCATGCGCCATGAAACCCAATACAGTCGCATATTTCGCAGTTAA
- a CDS encoding urease accessory protein UreD — MGNWQGELIAQWANRGGETILASAYVTSPWQLQRPFYPEGKDWCHIVTLHIAGGMVGGDKLTLNGQLGSGAKVCLTTATAGKIYRSLSPHLKQLNYSHWQLDQDAILELFPQETILFSGAQFYQQLLINLHPQSLCCGWDIYRFGRTARGEEFLGGKWQSHTEVWCQNQPLWIDRQFILGTPDFLHSPNALAGKSVLGTFWLVGQELSTDLVAILRELLADCSATIAITRLLKGLVCRYRGNSTAECKQYFISLWQKLRPLYAHRSLCLPRVWQLK, encoded by the coding sequence ATGGGGAACTGGCAGGGCGAGTTAATTGCTCAGTGGGCAAATCGAGGGGGAGAAACTATATTAGCTTCCGCCTATGTCACCTCCCCTTGGCAACTACAGCGACCTTTCTATCCTGAAGGCAAAGACTGGTGTCATATTGTGACTCTGCATATTGCGGGGGGCATGGTAGGAGGGGATAAATTAACTCTTAATGGTCAGCTGGGGTCAGGAGCGAAAGTCTGTCTCACTACAGCCACGGCAGGCAAAATTTATCGATCCTTGTCTCCCCACCTAAAACAGCTAAATTACAGCCATTGGCAGTTAGACCAAGATGCCATACTAGAGTTATTCCCCCAGGAGACAATCTTATTTAGTGGTGCCCAGTTCTATCAACAATTGTTGATCAATTTACATCCCCAATCTCTCTGTTGTGGCTGGGATATTTATCGCTTCGGGCGCACAGCTAGGGGTGAGGAATTTTTAGGGGGAAAGTGGCAAAGTCACACCGAAGTTTGGTGTCAAAATCAACCCCTGTGGATCGATCGGCAGTTTATTTTAGGCACACCTGATTTTTTGCACAGCCCTAATGCTTTAGCGGGCAAATCTGTGTTGGGGACTTTCTGGCTAGTCGGGCAAGAATTATCTACCGACTTAGTGGCTATACTGCGGGAATTACTGGCAGATTGCTCAGCCACCATTGCTATTACTCGCCTCCTCAAGGGTCTAGTGTGTCGTTATCGAGGCAACTCCACAGCAGAATGTAAACAATACTTTATCTCCCTGTGGCAAAAACTACGTCCACTCTATGCCCACCGTTCCCTTTGTCTGCCCCGAGTCTGGCAATTAAAATAA
- the ureC gene encoding urease subunit alpha: MSYPMHRRAYADTYGPTVGDRVRLADTELFIEVEQDYTIYGEEVKFGGGKVIRDGMGQSPITRGAGAMDTVITNALILDWWGIVKADVGIKDGKIAAIGKAGNPYTQDGVTIIIGPGTEIIAGEGLILTAGGIDSHIHFICPQQIEVAIASGITTMIGGGTGPAVGTCATTCTPGAWHIYRMLEAAESFPMNLGFLGKGNSAKPEGLREQIRAGAIGLKLHEDWGTTPAAIDVCLGVAEEFDVQVAIHTDTLNEAGFVEDTIRAFKGRVIHTYHTEGAGGGHAPDIIRICGEPNVLPSSTNPTRPYTINTLEEHLDMLMVCHHLDPAIPEDVAFAESRIRRETIAAEDILQDMGAFSIISSDSQAMGRIGEVIIRTWQTAHKMKVQRGRLPEDDRADNFRARRYVAKYTINPAITHGISRYVGSVEVGKFADLCLWKPAFFGVKPEMVLKGGAIAWSQMGDANASIPTPQPIHMRPMFASYGRSVYQTSFTFMSKIAIEEGVPQMLGLQRRVLPVENTRTIGKKDLKLNNALPKIEVDPETYVVRADGEVLTCEPAKELPMAQRYFLF, encoded by the coding sequence ATGAGCTATCCTATGCACCGCCGCGCTTACGCTGATACTTACGGTCCCACGGTGGGCGATCGGGTACGCTTGGCAGATACGGAGTTATTCATTGAAGTGGAGCAGGACTACACCATCTACGGGGAGGAGGTGAAGTTTGGCGGCGGGAAGGTCATTCGCGATGGCATGGGGCAATCTCCCATCACTAGGGGGGCAGGGGCAATGGATACGGTGATTACCAATGCTCTCATTTTAGATTGGTGGGGTATTGTCAAGGCGGATGTGGGGATCAAGGACGGTAAAATCGCCGCGATCGGTAAGGCAGGCAATCCCTACACGCAAGACGGGGTGACTATCATCATTGGACCAGGCACAGAAATTATAGCCGGCGAGGGTCTAATCCTAACAGCGGGGGGGATTGACTCCCACATTCATTTCATTTGTCCCCAGCAGATAGAGGTGGCGATCGCTTCTGGCATTACTACGATGATTGGGGGGGGAACAGGTCCAGCTGTGGGGACTTGTGCTACTACCTGTACACCAGGAGCATGGCATATCTACCGCATGTTGGAGGCGGCAGAAAGCTTCCCTATGAACTTAGGTTTCTTGGGTAAGGGGAACAGTGCCAAGCCAGAGGGGCTACGGGAGCAAATTCGGGCAGGAGCGATCGGGTTGAAATTACACGAAGACTGGGGCACAACACCAGCGGCGATCGATGTTTGTTTGGGGGTGGCGGAAGAATTTGATGTACAAGTAGCAATCCACACTGATACCCTAAATGAGGCAGGCTTTGTCGAGGATACGATTCGGGCGTTTAAGGGCAGGGTAATTCACACCTATCACACTGAGGGGGCAGGCGGAGGACACGCTCCTGACATCATTAGAATTTGTGGTGAACCAAACGTTTTGCCTTCCTCCACCAACCCCACCCGCCCCTACACGATCAACACCCTGGAAGAACACCTGGATATGTTGATGGTCTGTCATCACCTCGACCCTGCTATCCCTGAGGATGTGGCTTTTGCCGAGTCACGCATTAGAAGAGAAACGATCGCTGCAGAAGACATCCTGCAAGACATGGGGGCTTTCAGTATTATTTCCTCGGATTCCCAAGCTATGGGTAGGATTGGAGAGGTAATTATACGTACTTGGCAGACAGCCCACAAGATGAAGGTACAACGGGGTAGATTGCCAGAAGATGACAGAGCTGATAACTTTCGCGCGCGAAGGTATGTTGCCAAATACACTATCAATCCAGCAATTACCCATGGGATTTCCCGCTACGTGGGGTCGGTGGAGGTGGGTAAATTTGCTGATTTGTGTTTGTGGAAACCTGCCTTTTTTGGCGTGAAACCAGAGATGGTGTTAAAGGGAGGCGCGATCGCTTGGAGTCAGATGGGTGACGCTAATGCCAGTATTCCCACACCGCAGCCTATCCACATGCGTCCCATGTTTGCCAGTTACGGTCGATCGGTCTATCAAACTTCTTTTACTTTTATGTCCAAGATTGCCATAGAAGAAGGAGTACCCCAAATGTTGGGACTGCAAAGACGGGTATTGCCTGTGGAAAACACCCGCACGATCGGGAAGAAAGACCTCAAGTTAAACAATGCGCTGCCTAAGATAGAAGTTGACCCAGAAACCTATGTTGTGCGGGCAGATGGGGAAGTTCTGACCTGCGAACCAGCTAAAGAACTGCCAATGGCACAGCGTTACTTTTTATTTTAA
- a CDS encoding urease subunit beta has product MIPGEIITGEGDIILNAGKPTLTITVANRGDRPIQVGSHYHFYEVNSALEFDREKTKGMRLDIPAGTAVRFEPGDTKEVTLVPFGGTREIYGFNAKVEGKL; this is encoded by the coding sequence ATGATTCCAGGAGAGATTATCACGGGGGAAGGGGATATTATCCTCAATGCAGGCAAACCAACCCTAACTATTACTGTTGCTAACAGGGGCGATCGTCCTATTCAGGTAGGTTCCCATTACCATTTCTATGAGGTAAACAGTGCTCTGGAATTTGACAGAGAGAAAACTAAGGGCATGCGCCTGGATATTCCTGCAGGAACAGCAGTGCGGTTTGAGCCAGGGGATACCAAAGAAGTGACGCTTGTACCCTTTGGGGGAACAAGGGAAATCTACGGGTTTAATGCCAAGGTGGAGGGCAAGCTATGA
- the ureA gene encoding urease subunit gamma: protein MQLTPQEKDKLLIFTAALLAERRKSRGIKLNYPEAVAMITAAILEGAREGKTVAQLMSEGTTILKRADVMEGVPEMIAEVQVEATFPDGTKLVTVHHPIRD, encoded by the coding sequence ATGCAACTCACCCCCCAAGAAAAAGACAAGTTGTTAATATTTACAGCAGCGTTGTTGGCAGAGCGGCGCAAAAGTAGGGGCATCAAGCTAAATTACCCTGAAGCGGTGGCAATGATTACGGCAGCTATCCTGGAGGGAGCAAGGGAGGGGAAAACAGTGGCACAGTTGATGAGTGAGGGCACTACTATTCTCAAAAGAGCGGATGTGATGGAGGGTGTACCTGAAATGATTGCCGAAGTCCAGGTGGAGGCAACTTTCCCCGATGGCACTAAACTGGTGACTGTGCATCATCCCATCCGAGATTAG
- a CDS encoding formylmethanofuran dehydrogenase subunit E family protein, protein MRLALTLLGVGVFWLCQTIGGAYPQPITNIEADLERVEDIHGGAGPWAVAGFRMGRAALRALGFTAQVPHTSQERFELYVVHVMPQFFTNGLLGGYIQLSSIADGLHAATGASIGKANLKICPLEGRPNPTRTDLITFALQNTRSIIVSRKPNQPQRCVELTVTQNFAVNYMNLPFGELVAKGREVMTLPDEAIFTLRELRECPPPPPDECRDVLLPFLNLQRNPT, encoded by the coding sequence ATGCGACTAGCCCTTACTCTACTGGGGGTTGGTGTTTTCTGGTTGTGCCAAACGATCGGTGGTGCCTATCCCCAACCAATCACTAACATAGAAGCCGACCTGGAACGGGTAGAAGACATTCACGGTGGGGCTGGACCCTGGGCAGTAGCAGGATTTCGTATGGGGAGAGCAGCTCTGCGGGCACTGGGTTTTACGGCACAAGTTCCCCACACTTCCCAAGAACGCTTCGAGCTATACGTTGTCCATGTCATGCCGCAGTTTTTCACCAACGGATTGCTAGGGGGATATATTCAGCTCAGCTCGATCGCTGATGGCTTACATGCTGCTACGGGAGCCAGTATAGGCAAAGCTAACTTGAAGATTTGTCCCCTAGAAGGCAGACCTAACCCCACTCGCACCGATTTGATTACTTTTGCTTTGCAGAATACTAGAAGCATTATTGTCAGCCGCAAGCCCAATCAGCCCCAGCGTTGTGTAGAGTTGACAGTCACCCAGAATTTTGCTGTTAACTACATGAACTTGCCCTTTGGTGAGCTGGTGGCTAAAGGGAGAGAGGTGATGACACTGCCAGATGAGGCAATCTTTACCTTGCGGGAGTTAAGGGAGTGCCCACCACCGCCCCCCGATGAATGTCGAGATGTGTTGTTACCTTTCCTCAATTTACAAAGAAATCCCACCTGA
- a CDS encoding TMEM165/GDT1 family protein gives MSLWKSFVAVFLTVFMAELGDKTQIATMLFSANDGANKLVVFLGASSALIVATAIGVLVGMQLEKFLSPQILRTAAGVGFVLIGVWTIFTK, from the coding sequence ATGTCTTTATGGAAATCATTTGTAGCGGTATTCTTAACAGTATTTATGGCAGAGCTGGGGGACAAAACCCAAATCGCTACCATGCTCTTCTCTGCTAATGATGGAGCCAACAAGTTGGTAGTATTTCTAGGTGCATCATCAGCTTTAATTGTAGCTACAGCGATCGGGGTATTAGTGGGAATGCAGTTGGAAAAATTTCTATCCCCGCAAATACTTCGCACTGCGGCAGGGGTGGGTTTTGTTTTGATCGGAGTGTGGACAATCTTTACAAAATAA